GTGccgggtgtcaaagtgttagttgcgggtggcaacggccaaaggccgatagttgcgggtgataaaatccaataacctgTTTATTTATTATAATGCTTTTTTAACACGTAAAATGACCAAATCGCCCTCATGTGCATAgagttaactgaaaattttaactgggttagtgttaaaggacctAGGGTGTAacgggttttgcaaataaaggactgtgactgtaattattgaagttaaaggttatccgttgcaatccagtacaaacataaaggacgaaaaatgtaatttaccctttaatTTGTTTGTGTGCTTAAAACAGTAGAGAAATACAATAATGAAATATGCCTACCCCTGATATAACAATTAAAAGAGTTGAATATCTCtgatataataattaaaatagtTGAAATCcattatataataattaaaagAGTTGAATAAGATTATTGAACCAGATATCGATTTATGTTCATGAATCGTTACAATTAGTATGGACTTATCTAGATTGATGAATTGTTTATGGAATAGTTGGTGGTAGATTACTTTATCATCCAAATGGAAAAGGTCAAAGGAGTCATTAATCTTGGTCAACCAAGTTTTCTTGTAATTTGGGGTTGGTTTCAATGGAGGTTGTATTGTTGGTGAGAAACGAGTTTGGGTTAAAACGGGTAATATTGGTAGTTGACGATTCCCTTTATACAAATAAATACTTGTGTTATAAATCCGATTACAAAAATTGTATTACTATTACATCACTTATCCAATCTTTTGCAAAGATTACACCCATTTGTCACgtttcctttttaacttttttttttttggcccatTTAACTTGTTACATATCAAACATACCAACAATGGACCCATTCGTAAGTTGTATGGATCAAAATGTCACCTCTATCGTTaatatatattcttttttttttttttgaaatttttgggGCATGCTCGTAATTTTGCGGATACCCGCCACCAAAATCACCAATGAAAAACCAACTACAAATGCAGCAGCAATGTCAATAATCGAGCGCCATATACGAATATACCCTTGCACCAGGCGGCGGTGGTGGCAACAACCCGTTAATCCACAATGGGCCAGGAATGAACCAAGAAGCATCTAGCTCTAATATCTCTGGTCCGGTTCCGTGGGGCCCTGCGATGGGCAGTGTCATGGGCGGTCCGAATGAAGGGTTTTTCACTTTTTTGATTATATGCATACCTTTTGGACCCCATGGGTGGCAAATTTATGGATTTTGAAACTCTCAAAGCCATGAACAATATGATGTAGCTCAAAACAGTTTTTAAATCTTATATTCGTTTGAAATTTGAATGATTGTGGATATGACCAAGGAAACTTTCAAGTATAAATCTTGGGATGATGTTCACAAATATCTTTTGACAGTCAAAGTCGTATTAGTTGGCAAAGTTTTTGTAGGCATTGTTTCTTGTTAGCACTTGCAATCTGCGACCACGTTGTGCCCAACATATAACATTTGTTGGACTTCCAGCTGGGAAAATGACTATTTTGTCTTCTAGTTCCTATGTTTATTGTGGTTTTGCCTTGAACATGAGGGTGTTGTACTATTACAATTTGTAACCAATTACTTAGTTGAGCAAATATATTTAAGATTTCATGCTTATAAACTAAAAAAACTAATAATCATATTTGTAATTTTCGTTTACTTATCTAATCATTCTTATGTTTATCGGTAACATTTTGAGTTGACAAAAGTTATTTATAATTTTGTGTTTGATCAATGAAACTAAAGATAATTTAGGATATTAACATCCAACCAATAACAGTCTTTGAATTATGTTCAATTAATTTAATCATGAAGCTTTAGAAAGTGTTTTGTTATAATATCTACTCCCGGAGACTACAtcctttataattttttttggtAGCGTGTATATCAAAGTTGTTTAAATACTATTTAAGGTAAAGAAAATCCAACAAATATTTAAAATACCGATTCATGGAGAAAAGATTACTAAAGATGTTATGATTCAAATACAGGAATACTTCAAGTATACGTGTTTTAAGAATAACAACTTAAGACGTGTTACAAATTAATTTAATCAAGGGTAGGGTgtagttttaattttttattcATGTTTTCAGGTTTAGTAAAATATATCCTATTTTCTTATTATAGTCTTTTAGCTTATTAACTCACACAGTTTGCTAACAtcacgttcaaaaaaaaaattatcttgTCTTCTATGAACACATTTTTTTTCTCTGTTTTTCATAACATAACATGTTGCATCCTCGATGATGTGCTTTCaagactcattaaatgattatATCTATGTTCCACAGTAAAGATTAACAAATAATCATTGTTATAAAATATTGTACAACTTATTTTAGTCTACAAACCCTGTGTATGATCCTTAGTTAATCAACTTATCTAGTTTAATCAACTGGTGGGCAAATTGCATATATTTTATTTTGTATCGTGACATGTTTTTGAAGTTTAAACACCACAAGATTTAGTAGAAAGTAGACCAATCACATCTTACAAACGAATACAATCATTTTATTTTCATATATggcaaattaaaaaaaaaaaaatcaattccACTAATAAAGAATATTCTTCTTAACTAAAAAAATGGATTAAATCATTTAAGTTTTGTGGTGACACAAAACATAGGGTTGGTTATAACATTCGTCAATAAACAAGGGGTCTCGACAGCATGTACGAAAACTTCAGTCTAATCATCGATGGTGGTTTGACCTCGCTCAGAAAATGCTTATTCGAATTTTGCCTGCTTAGCCAGGCACAAGCAAAGATTTTATCTCGGTTCAGTTAGAAAACGAGCCAGACACAAGCAAAGATCCGTTCAATTTAGTTCAGCTCGTGAACATCGCTATATTCATCGAGGGGCCATCGAAACGGAGAAATCCGACGGAAATGGCCCCATTTTCTCCATCCATCTCTGCGACTCCAAATACAGCTTTGAAATTCGACCCGTAACCCAACTTATATCGGGTCTCTTCTCCGGATCCTCCTCAACACACACCAACCCTAATTGTACCATCTTCATCGCCACCTCCTCCGGAAACGAATCTTTCAACCGCCTATCCATCCACCGCCGCACTCCTCCGCTCTCCACCGCCTCTCTCGCCGTTTCAATCAACGAAACTCTCACATAATCTCCACTCTCATTCTCCTTCCGGTACTTCAACGGCTCTTCACCGGACAAAATCTCCAAAACCACAACTCCGAAGGCGTACACATCCGATTTCTGCGTCGCAATTCCACTAGATTGGAATTCCGGCGACATGTAGCCTCGAGTACCTTCGAATTTCACAAACTTCGAATCCGATTTAACCGAATCCGGTTCGGATCCATAATCCGTTTCACCGCAAAGCTCCGCGGTACCAAAATGGCATATCTTCGCATTCAACGATGACGATTGCGTAACAATCACGCTACTGCTTTTAATATGATTATGAATAAATTTCTTCTGTAAACCTGTTGAATTATGAATGTAATCCACACCGTGAGCAAGATCAGCAGCTATCTGAATCCGAGACATCCAATCGGAAAGTACCGTAAAGCTAGGGTTTCTATTGTTCTTCAAGCAATTAGAGAGACTAACACCGTTAACATAATCATAAACCAGATATATGTAACTACCAGACATCGAAGCTCCTCGAAGCTTAATCAAACTCGAGTGATGACTTTTACATATCACGAGAAGTCGTTGAAGAAGCTCTTGTTCATCAATCAGACGCCTGAATTTCCGTTGGAAGACGATGACGTCATCGCCGCGGATGACGCAGCGCCAGGCGGcggaggatgacgatgatgagTATTTTGATGATAGAAAACCGTTTGTGGCGGTGAAGATCTCTTTGAAATGGTAAACGTGAGGGTTTTCCGGTAGGAAATCACGGAGACTGGAGAGTGAGCTATGGCTTGAAACCGATGATTTCCATGAGTCCTTGTTGTAACTGTTGCCGTTAGTTGAAACGGATGCCGGTACCGATGATGATACGGATGATAATTCAGGGTGAAATTGATTGGATCTAGAAGTtgtggttgttcttgatgatgaggTATGAGATGTGGTATTTGGAGATTTAACTGTTGGTTGAATTACGTGTTCGGTCATCTTTTTCTTCTTCGACATACAACTGCAAATATTGTGCATATTTGGGGAGATTTATGTGGAAGAGGGTGATGGAAATTGTGTCGTTGTCTGGAAGTGAAACATAGCGATCACAGGAGATTAGTGAGAGaagaatgggattgaatgaagtTGAGAAATGTTTTCAAGACCGGTGGTGGACTGGTGGGGATGGGGTTTGAAACTTTGAATAGAGTTTTGTAGCTTTTCAGTGTAGTCACTATCCACCAACCTTTGACCATTTTCTTTCTCACTAAGGGCCCAAACTTGCCACCGAAATGAAATATTAGTTTCCGGAAAAGAATTGTGAAACGTTATTTTTAACCCGCTTAGTACGTAGTACGTAGTACGTAAAAGTGTAAAACTATGCTACCAACGTTGTAAGGAGAGCGTAAAGTTATGTTTAGTAGCAACTGAACTACAACTAAAACTAGGAAAAACGTTAAATAAAAGCACAAATTTCTAATACCAAGTGGTTTATGTGACGTAAAATATAGACGAAGCCGAGGGGGTAAAAAACTTGAGGCATCAAATGTgaccaggggcggacccacattggtaccaccggggtccccggaccccaatcttttttaaaaaaatagtagattcggtatattaaattgtatatggaccccataaatacaattatgtggacaccatagaaataaaaagaaagctggtgtagtggtaaatcttCCTCTTTTCCATCAAGAGGTCATAGGTTCAATCCTTGATaagcccatttttcttatttttttttaaatctagttcaaacctcactttaactcgacTCGAACGAGGACCACcccgaaaatggaccccattgaaataaaatcctgggtccgccactgaatGTGACCAACAAAATCCGTGCTAAGTAGTAAACGGACGACAACCAAATTCGACAAAACGTAAAACAACACTAACAAAAAATAAACTAATTTAATTTTTGtgtcaaaaaacataaaaaaatccaaatttttattacaaaataaaaaaccttaaaactttgtaaaaaaaaaaagacaaaaccaaaaaatgacaaaaaattacTATTTATCCtaatgttataaattaatatatatacacacacatacttATCACTTTCAGTGTTGCAAAAGTATGCCTAAGCGCTAAGTAAATCCTCGAAATTTCACCAAAAGTCTACCTAGGCGTTaagggggtgggggtggtcatcaaTCATCACTCGCAacacccaatcaagttccgccatgtcatcaaccattatttcatcactcacaactttttttagtgGTAATGGCCATTACTCACCatcacacccaacaatttcctcccaaccaacaattaccctCACAACATAAACACCATCACGCGTTGAAGTTGTATGGTGGCGGTGGGCTTTCTCAGTTCATCACGCGTGGAAGATTCCATCACGCACAAACACATGCACCACCCCCAGTCCCCTAAGTTAGTCCTCGAAACTTCACCTTGCCGATTTT
This genomic stretch from Helianthus annuus cultivar XRQ/B chromosome 8, HanXRQr2.0-SUNRISE, whole genome shotgun sequence harbors:
- the LOC110872457 gene encoding lysM domain receptor-like kinase 3, which translates into the protein MHNICSCMSKKKKMTEHVIQPTVKSPNTTSHTSSSRTTTTSRSNQFHPELSSVSSSVPASVSTNGNSYNKDSWKSSVSSHSSLSSLRDFLPENPHVYHFKEIFTATNGFLSSKYSSSSSSAAWRCVIRGDDVIVFQRKFRRLIDEQELLQRLLVICKSHHSSLIKLRGASMSGSYIYLVYDYVNGVSLSNCLKNNRNPSFTVLSDWMSRIQIAADLAHGVDYIHNSTGLQKKFIHNHIKSSSVIVTQSSSLNAKICHFGTAELCGETDYGSEPDSVKSDSKFVKFEGTRGYMSPEFQSSGIATQKSDVYAFGVVVLEILSGEEPLKYRKENESGDYVRVSLIETAREAVESGGVRRWMDRRLKDSFPEEVAMKMVQLGLVCVEEDPEKRPDISWVTGRISKLYLESQRWMEKMGPFPSDFSVSMAPR